The Syngnathus typhle isolate RoL2023-S1 ecotype Sweden linkage group LG6, RoL_Styp_1.0, whole genome shotgun sequence genome has a window encoding:
- the LOC133156165 gene encoding growth hormone secretagogue receptor type 1-like, producing MPWTRPQMELQSPEAADPPGGGSGVYDHHYEGSLFPTSTLIPVTVMCVAILVVGVAGNTMTILIIQHFKDMKTTTNLYLSSMAISDLLIFLCLPFDLYRLWKYVPWLFGEAVCLLYHYIFEGCTSATILHIAALSVERYLAISFPLRTKVLVTKRRVHYIIAALWGFALASSTPTLFLVGVEYDNVTGTRGGQCKHTDAAIHSGRLHIMLWVSTGYFLCPMFCLVFLYGSIGFKLCRSRADVRGPGALARERSHRQTVKILVVVVLAFIICWLPYHIGRNLFAQVDNYDTAILSQNFNMASMVLCYLSASINPVVYNLMSRKYRSAAKRLFLLHWRPDPPLDHHRARQSQLSTADPAESLTGSTGQRLCLSVIER from the exons ATGCCCTGGACCAGACCCCAAATGGAGCTCCAGTCTCCCGAGGCGGCCGACCCTCCCGGCGGCGGAAGCGGCGTCTACGACCATCACTACGAGGGCTCCCTGTTCCCCACCTCCACGCTGATCCCCGTGACGGTGATGTGCGTGGCCATCTTGGTGGTGGGCGTGGCGGGCAACACCATGACCATCCTCATCATCCAGCACTTCAAGGACATGAAAACCACCACCAACCTGTACCTGTCCAGCATGGCCATCTCCGACCTGCTCATCTTCCTGTGCCTGCCCTTTGACCTCTACCGCCTGTGGAAGTACGTCCCGTGGCTGTTCGGCGAGGCCGTGTGCTTGCTCTACCACTACATTTTCGAGGGCTGCACCTCGGCCACCATTTTGCACATCGCCGCCTTGAGCGTGGAGCGCTACCTGGCCATCAGCTTCCCGCTTCGCACCAAGGTCTTAGTGACCAAACGCCGCGTCCACTACATCATCGCCGCCCTGTGGGGCTTCGCCCTGGCCTCGTCTACGCCCACCCTCTTCCTGGTGGGCGTGGAGTACGACAACGTGACGGGGACACGCGGCGGCCAGTGCAAGCACACGGACGCCGCCATCCATTCGGGCCGGCTGCACATCATGCTGTGGGTGTCCACCGGCTACTTCCTGTGCCCCATGTTCTGCCTCGTCTTCCTCTACGGCTCCATCGGCTTCAAGCTGTGCAGGAGCCGGGCCGACGTGAGGGGGCCCGGCGCGCTCGCCAGAGAACGTTCGCACAGGCAGACCGTCAAGATCCTTG TGGTGGTGGTCTTGGCCTTCATCATCTGCTGGCTTCCCTACCACATCGGGCGCAACCTGTTTGCCCAGGTGGACAACTACGACACAGCCATCCTGAGCCAGAACTTCAACATGGCTTCCATGGTGCTGTGCTACCTGAGCGCCTCTATCAACCCGGTGGTCTACAACCTGATGTCGCGCAAGTACCGCTCGGCCGCCAAACGCCTCTTTCTCCTACACTGGCGGCCCGACCCTCCGCTGGACCACCACCGCGCTCGCCAGAGCCAGCTGAGCACCGCCGACCCCGCGGAGAGCCTGACCGGGTCCACCGGCCAACGTCTCTGCCTCTCCGTCATTGAGCGTTGA